A genomic region of Neisseria cinerea contains the following coding sequences:
- a CDS encoding NGO_0222 family membrane protein, which yields MSRQRIYLLFIALFTLAFMLLVLLGGYLLTVGSKAFAVASFLFAFGALFGQIGSLALYLRHKSLHAAPSSPQRNRHG from the coding sequence ATGAGCCGCCAAAGAATTTATTTATTGTTCATCGCCTTGTTCACACTGGCATTCATGCTGCTCGTCCTGTTGGGCGGCTATCTGCTGACCGTCGGCAGCAAAGCCTTCGCCGTCGCTTCCTTCCTTTTTGCATTCGGCGCGCTGTTCGGACAAATCGGCAGCCTCGCCCTCTATCTGCGGCACAAATCCCTACACGCCGCCCCATCCTCACCACAAAGGAACCGCCATGGCTGA
- the nudB gene encoding dihydroneopterin triphosphate diphosphatase, whose product MVKPLKYPVSALVVLHDGDGSILLIERTHPKGFWQSVTGSLEPGETVAQTARREVWEETGILLAEGQLQDWHDSTVYEIYHHWRHRYPKGVFENREHLFSAEIPRDTPIALQPEEHVSYGWFDMEEAAEKVFSPSNRRAILELGRRLGRL is encoded by the coding sequence ATGGTAAAACCGCTCAAATATCCCGTCTCCGCACTGGTCGTACTCCATGACGGGGACGGCAGTATCCTCCTCATCGAACGCACGCATCCGAAAGGATTTTGGCAGTCTGTAACCGGCAGCCTCGAACCCGGGGAAACCGTTGCCCAAACGGCAAGGCGCGAAGTTTGGGAAGAAACCGGCATACTGCTGGCGGAAGGACAGCTTCAAGACTGGCACGACAGCACGGTTTACGAAATCTACCACCACTGGCGGCACCGCTATCCAAAAGGCGTGTTTGAAAACCGCGAACACCTCTTCTCTGCCGAAATCCCGCGCGATACGCCCATCGCCCTGCAACCCGAAGAACACGTCTCCTACGGTTGGTTCGATATGGAAGAAGCGGCGGAAAAAGTATTTTCCCCATCCAACAGGCGCGCGATTTTGGAATTAGGCAGACGCTTGGGTAGGCTTTGA
- a CDS encoding inorganic diphosphatase — translation MADFNQILTPGDVDGGIINVVNEIPAGSNHKIEWNRKLAAFQLDRVEPAIFAKPTNYGFIPQTLDEDGDELDVLLVTEQPLATGVFLEARIIGVMKFVDDGEVDDKIVCVPADDRNNGNAYKTLADLPQQLIKQIEFHFNHYKDLKKAGTTKVESWGDVEEAKKVIKESIERWNKQA, via the coding sequence ATGGCAGACTTCAACCAAATCCTGACCCCGGGCGACGTGGACGGCGGCATCATCAACGTTGTCAACGAAATCCCCGCCGGCAGCAACCACAAAATCGAATGGAACCGCAAACTGGCCGCATTCCAACTCGACCGTGTCGAACCCGCCATCTTCGCCAAACCGACCAACTATGGCTTCATTCCCCAAACATTAGACGAAGACGGCGACGAATTGGACGTGCTGCTTGTTACCGAACAACCTCTGGCAACCGGCGTATTCTTGGAAGCGCGCATTATCGGGGTGATGAAATTCGTTGACGACGGCGAAGTTGACGACAAAATCGTCTGCGTTCCTGCCGACGACCGCAACAACGGCAACGCCTACAAAACTTTGGCCGATTTGCCGCAGCAACTGATCAAACAAATCGAGTTCCACTTCAACCACTACAAAGACCTGAAAAAAGCGGGTACGACCAAAGTCGAATCTTGGGGCGATGTGGAAGAAGCGAAAAAAGTCATCAAAGAATCCATCGAACGCTGGAACAAACAGGCATAA
- the rdgB gene encoding RdgB/HAM1 family non-canonical purine NTP pyrophosphatase: MAEKPEKIVLASGNAGKLKEFGNLFEPHGITVLPQSEFSIPECPEPYSTFVENALAKARHATKYSGLPALADDSGICAAALNGAPGIHSARYAGDNPKSDSANNLKLAGELACKADKSCSYVCVLVFIRHENDPRPIIAEGVWHGQWHDAPQGQNGFGYDPYFYLPGHGKTAAELDSEVKNRESHRAQALAELLRKLAL, from the coding sequence ATGGCTGAAAAACCGGAAAAAATCGTTTTGGCAAGCGGCAATGCAGGCAAACTCAAAGAATTCGGCAACCTATTCGAACCACACGGCATTACCGTATTGCCGCAATCCGAATTCAGCATACCCGAATGTCCGGAGCCATATTCCACCTTTGTCGAAAATGCGCTGGCAAAAGCACGCCATGCCACCAAATACAGCGGGCTGCCAGCACTCGCCGACGACAGCGGCATCTGTGCGGCCGCCCTAAACGGCGCACCGGGCATACATTCCGCACGCTACGCGGGCGACAACCCCAAATCCGATTCCGCCAACAACCTGAAACTTGCCGGCGAACTTGCCTGCAAAGCCGACAAAAGCTGTTCTTATGTCTGCGTATTGGTTTTTATCCGTCATGAAAACGACCCGCGTCCGATTATTGCCGAAGGCGTATGGCACGGACAGTGGCACGATGCCCCGCAAGGGCAAAACGGTTTCGGTTACGACCCATATTTTTATCTGCCCGGACACGGCAAAACCGCCGCCGAATTGGATTCGGAGGTCAAAAACCGAGAAAGCCACCGCGCACAGGCGCTTGCCGAACTCTTACGCAAACTCGCCCTTTAA